From the genome of Gemmatimonas sp., one region includes:
- a CDS encoding LytTR family DNA-binding domain-containing protein has protein sequence MRALRIVVADDEPIAAASLAAELQRLDCDVVAICTNGESAIARCAALQPDACFTDVAMPERDGLAVARALREAAPGVRVVFVSAHPHFALEAYGADVVDFVLKPVRRARLADAVDRVRRAIGATDHDDRILVPEHGSVHVVPIREIEWVQADGYNLWLHTTKRAWLIRERMHRMEARLQSAGFLRVHRSALVRLSAIQSIEQAEPNDPTVVLRSGVKVKAARDRLGDIRNAL, from the coding sequence ATGAGGGCGCTCCGTATCGTCGTTGCCGACGACGAGCCCATCGCCGCCGCCTCACTCGCCGCCGAGTTGCAGCGACTCGACTGCGACGTGGTCGCCATCTGCACGAATGGCGAGAGCGCCATCGCGCGCTGCGCCGCCTTACAACCCGATGCCTGCTTCACCGATGTCGCCATGCCCGAGCGTGACGGCCTCGCCGTGGCCCGCGCGCTTCGCGAAGCCGCCCCGGGCGTTCGTGTGGTGTTCGTGAGCGCGCACCCACACTTCGCGCTCGAGGCCTACGGCGCCGATGTGGTCGACTTCGTGCTCAAGCCGGTGCGCCGCGCCCGACTCGCCGATGCCGTTGATCGCGTCCGTCGCGCCATCGGCGCGACCGACCACGACGATCGCATCCTCGTCCCCGAGCATGGCAGCGTACACGTCGTGCCGATTCGTGAGATCGAATGGGTGCAAGCCGACGGCTACAACCTCTGGCTCCACACCACCAAGCGGGCCTGGCTGATCCGCGAGCGCATGCACCGCATGGAGGCACGCCTGCAATCCGCCGGCTTCCTACGCGTGCACCGCTCGGCCCTCGTGCGCCTCAGCGCCATTCAATCCATCGAGCAAGCCGAGCCCAACGACCCCACGGTCGTCTTACGGTCGGGCGTCAAAGTGAAGGCCGCCCGCGACCGCTTAGGCGACATCCGCAACGCCCTCTAA
- a CDS encoding L,D-transpeptidase family protein yields MIQGLVRLVLVALLVTRGLVQPCRLDAQLAPSTPFGEALRRIVASNRHAAQRWPQLSDVTVDLRTAYTANGWTPLWTQGGRPTSSALATIAQLNRIDARGLDPSDYDVERLSELVRTLVAGAAFSTEAAAVEFDVMVSTAALRSLRSLQYGRVSARVAHADLRFAHEPWDAVAALRELATSADAAQQFAAAEPPYQHYRLLVDALARYRALATDTVQLRLALQDTMRKRGSPESMSTLQRRLEARVVQITTTLERWRWLPHRFAVPPIIVNIPAFELFAFRSANERDVLRMNVVVGKAYNHKTPVFSGAVQYLIFSPYWDVPPSITRKEVLPKARKNIDYLTRNEFEIVGSNEQVMATTYAALDAVSAGRARIRQRPGAQNALGGVKFIFPNEFNVYMHDTPAQALFGEVRRDFSHGCIRLSRPAELAALLLRDQAGWDSTHIAADMHRTTPLQVRLTAPVPVHMVYATVVARDDGSVAFHNDIYGHDRRLRSLLKDGYPYPAPDRRP; encoded by the coding sequence GTGATCCAGGGTCTCGTTCGCCTCGTGCTCGTCGCGTTACTGGTGACGCGCGGATTGGTACAGCCGTGCCGCCTCGACGCACAACTCGCTCCCTCGACGCCGTTCGGCGAAGCGTTGCGGCGCATCGTGGCGTCGAATCGGCACGCCGCCCAGCGCTGGCCGCAGCTGAGCGACGTGACGGTCGATCTCCGCACCGCGTACACGGCCAACGGCTGGACGCCACTGTGGACTCAAGGCGGACGTCCGACATCGTCGGCGCTTGCGACGATCGCCCAGTTGAATCGGATCGATGCGCGCGGGCTCGACCCGTCCGACTACGATGTCGAACGGCTGAGCGAGCTGGTGCGCACGCTCGTCGCTGGCGCGGCATTTTCAACCGAAGCGGCGGCGGTCGAGTTCGACGTGATGGTGAGCACGGCGGCTCTGCGTTCGTTGCGCTCCCTGCAGTACGGTCGGGTGTCGGCGCGCGTCGCGCATGCCGACCTGCGGTTTGCGCACGAGCCCTGGGATGCTGTTGCGGCCTTGCGTGAATTGGCCACCTCGGCCGACGCGGCCCAACAGTTCGCCGCGGCTGAGCCACCGTATCAGCACTATCGGCTGCTGGTGGACGCGCTCGCGCGCTATCGCGCCCTGGCCACCGACACGGTACAGCTGCGGCTCGCGCTGCAGGACACGATGCGCAAGCGGGGCTCACCGGAGAGTATGAGCACGCTGCAGCGACGACTCGAGGCGCGCGTCGTGCAGATCACGACGACACTGGAACGCTGGCGATGGCTGCCGCACCGATTCGCGGTGCCGCCGATCATCGTCAACATTCCGGCCTTCGAACTGTTCGCCTTCCGTTCCGCCAACGAGCGCGATGTGTTGCGCATGAACGTGGTGGTCGGCAAGGCGTACAATCACAAGACGCCCGTATTCAGCGGCGCCGTGCAGTATCTGATCTTCTCTCCCTACTGGGATGTACCGCCGAGCATCACCCGCAAGGAAGTGCTACCGAAGGCGAGGAAGAACATCGACTACCTCACTCGCAACGAGTTCGAAATTGTCGGTTCGAATGAACAGGTAATGGCGACGACGTATGCGGCACTCGACGCGGTGTCGGCAGGCCGCGCGCGCATTCGTCAGCGTCCGGGTGCGCAGAATGCTCTGGGCGGCGTGAAGTTCATTTTTCCGAACGAATTCAACGTGTACATGCACGACACGCCGGCGCAGGCGTTGTTCGGCGAGGTGCGGCGCGACTTCAGCCACGGCTGCATCCGGCTCTCGCGACCGGCCGAGCTGGCAGCGCTGCTCCTGCGCGACCAGGCGGGGTGGGATTCGACGCACATTGCAGCGGACATGCATCGCACGACACCACTGCAGGTCCGGCTCACGGCACCGGTTCCGGTGCACATGGTCTACGCCACGGTCGTCGCCCGGGACGATGGTTCGGTGGCCTTTCACAATGACATCTACGGACACGACCGGCGACTGCGATCGTTGCTCAAGGACGGCTATCCGTATCCGGCACCGGATCGCCGCCCCTGA
- a CDS encoding histidine phosphatase family protein, whose amino-acid sequence MQTRSSWSRVTVGMLGFLLATASFAPRDLAAQPSLVVLVRHGEKSTEGGSDPSLSEAGKARAQALADAMAMTTPNAIIVTSLKRTAETAAVVSAKTGVALTVITISGGAKHIADVAAAVRKATGVVLVVGHSNTVPAIVTALGGPKLPDLCDSSYASMFVLTPGTDGKSAQVVLSQYGAADANGGCR is encoded by the coding sequence ATGCAAACGAGATCGTCGTGGAGCCGTGTTACGGTCGGTATGCTGGGCTTCCTGCTCGCGACGGCCTCGTTCGCGCCGCGCGATCTCGCGGCGCAGCCATCGTTGGTCGTGCTGGTGCGCCACGGTGAGAAGTCGACCGAGGGTGGCAGCGATCCGTCGCTGAGTGAGGCCGGGAAGGCGCGCGCGCAGGCGCTGGCTGACGCCATGGCCATGACCACGCCGAACGCGATCATCGTGACGTCGCTCAAGCGCACGGCGGAAACGGCGGCCGTAGTCTCCGCGAAGACGGGCGTCGCCCTCACAGTCATCACCATCAGCGGCGGCGCCAAGCACATCGCCGACGTGGCGGCCGCGGTGCGCAAGGCGACCGGCGTGGTGCTCGTGGTCGGTCACAGCAACACAGTGCCGGCGATCGTGACCGCGCTCGGTGGGCCCAAGCTGCCGGATCTTTGCGACTCGAGCTATGCCTCGATGTTCGTGCTCACGCCCGGCACTGACGGAAAGTCGGCGCAGGTCGTGCTGTCGCAATACGGCGCCGCGGATGCGAACGGCGGATGCCGATAG
- a CDS encoding aminopeptidase P N-terminal domain-containing protein yields the protein MRTPLSQLAAALVALTPATLFAQPNAAITPQETAARRDAVAARIDSGVLIAFGGRALVHDFSTFYQLPAFRYLTELNEPDAALVMVVRNKRPQSTLFLTPLDARTAFYYGVRVDSTSSMATYGMPGRSSAALPAYLDSLAATGMPFYHVPDVETMDFARNDTLTRGQEALKGLAKRFPALAVRNGMPFVLQVRAKKSDAEMALIRQAAEISAEGHRAAMLTANPTREYELRAALEYEFTRRGAERPAYGSIVGAGINGTTLHYMKAGDPAKPGDLVVMDAAAEYRGYAADITRTIPVSGTYTPEQRQLYKLVRDAQDVAERFSKPGMSVRAAADSSVALRARGLAALGLVESVDALFDPPWNVNCATSPAQCRQSNLWMIHGITHGIGLAVHDPMQENGPDAKFAVGDAFTIEPGIYVSTKALDVLPDTPKNRAFIAKVRNTVLKYQNTGVRIEDDYIITGKGLERISLVPREMDEIEALMKRRAKIQP from the coding sequence ATGCGTACTCCCCTCAGCCAGTTGGCCGCCGCGCTCGTCGCGCTCACGCCGGCCACCCTGTTCGCCCAGCCGAACGCCGCGATTACTCCGCAGGAGACCGCGGCCCGGCGTGACGCCGTCGCCGCCCGAATCGACAGCGGCGTCCTGATCGCCTTCGGCGGACGCGCGCTGGTCCACGACTTCAGCACGTTTTATCAGCTGCCGGCCTTCCGGTATCTCACCGAGCTCAACGAGCCCGACGCCGCGCTCGTCATGGTGGTGCGCAACAAGCGCCCGCAGAGCACGCTGTTTCTCACGCCGCTCGACGCCCGCACCGCGTTCTACTACGGCGTGCGGGTCGATTCCACCAGCAGCATGGCGACCTACGGCATGCCGGGTCGCTCGTCCGCAGCGCTGCCGGCGTATCTCGATTCGCTCGCCGCTACCGGAATGCCGTTCTACCACGTCCCTGATGTGGAAACGATGGACTTCGCGCGCAACGACACCCTCACACGTGGCCAGGAAGCCCTGAAGGGACTCGCCAAGCGCTTCCCCGCCCTGGCGGTGCGGAACGGCATGCCGTTCGTGCTCCAAGTGCGCGCCAAGAAGTCTGACGCCGAGATGGCGCTCATTCGACAGGCCGCCGAGATCAGCGCCGAAGGACATCGTGCCGCGATGCTCACGGCGAATCCGACGCGGGAATACGAGCTGCGCGCCGCGCTCGAGTATGAATTCACCCGACGCGGAGCCGAGCGTCCGGCCTACGGATCGATCGTCGGCGCCGGCATCAATGGGACCACGCTGCACTACATGAAAGCCGGCGACCCGGCGAAACCCGGCGACCTCGTGGTCATGGACGCCGCGGCCGAGTATCGCGGCTACGCAGCAGACATCACCCGCACGATTCCGGTGAGTGGCACCTACACCCCTGAGCAGCGCCAGTTGTACAAGCTGGTGCGCGATGCGCAGGACGTGGCCGAGCGATTCTCCAAGCCCGGCATGAGTGTGCGCGCCGCTGCGGATTCTTCGGTGGCCCTGCGCGCTCGTGGCCTGGCCGCGCTCGGACTCGTGGAGAGTGTCGACGCGCTGTTCGATCCGCCTTGGAACGTGAACTGCGCGACGAGTCCGGCGCAGTGCCGACAGTCTAACCTGTGGATGATTCACGGCATCACGCACGGCATCGGACTGGCCGTGCACGATCCCATGCAGGAGAACGGACCCGACGCGAAGTTTGCTGTCGGTGATGCGTTCACCATCGAGCCCGGCATCTACGTGAGTACCAAGGCGCTCGACGTATTGCCCGACACGCCGAAGAACCGTGCCTTCATTGCGAAGGTGCGCAATACGGTGCTCAAGTATCAGAACACCGGCGTGCGTATCGAAGACGACTACATCATTACCGGCAAAGGACTCGAGCGCATTTCGCTGGTGCCGCGTGAGATGGATGAGATCGAAGCGTTGATGAAGCGACGCGCAAAGATCCAACCGTGA